The Brachyspira hyodysenteriae ATCC 27164 genome includes a window with the following:
- a CDS encoding variable surface family protein: MKKVLLTAMALLTIASASAFGMYGDRDSWIDFLVHGNQLRARMDQLGFVLGNGTIKGTFGFRSQSAVTKIGNILSGNTGNVDLQTTISAGIGYTSEPFGIGVGYNYTYVNPRLGVHTPVLMINALNNNLRIAVPVQIAVSHDPFNDSAKFPYSSSTKDYMGISTDIQLRYYTGIDAFNAIRVYFKYGQAGYKTANGANEYANEYFAQSLGFEARFYFLNTPVGNVTINPFIKVAYNTALKGVSRTVRAGEAVQNTVSGYHPSHPNYKLDAFAGRYIGKDFKWDSNPYDVKAQAVLGITANSDVVSLYVEPSLGYQATYLGKNISENPYLNIDSKVQHSLAWGAYAELYVRPVQDLEWYFEMDVNNGGTRQESGIPVYFKSTTGITWYLPAFN, encoded by the coding sequence ATGAAAAAAGTTTTATTGACAGCTATGGCATTATTGACTATAGCTAGTGCATCTGCTTTCGGTATGTATGGTGACAGAGATTCTTGGATCGACTTCTTAGTACATGGTAACCAATTAAGAGCTAGAATGGACCAATTAGGTTTCGTTTTAGGTAACGGTACTATTAAAGGTACTTTCGGTTTCAGATCTCAATCTGCTGTAACAAAAATAGGTAACATACTTTCAGGTAATACAGGAAATGTAGATTTACAAACTACTATTTCTGCTGGTATAGGTTATACTTCTGAGCCTTTCGGTATTGGCGTAGGTTATAACTACACTTATGTAAATCCTAGATTAGGTGTTCATACTCCTGTACTTATGATCAATGCTTTAAACAACAACTTAAGAATAGCAGTTCCTGTTCAAATAGCTGTAAGTCATGATCCTTTCAATGATTCTGCTAAATTCCCTTATTCATCATCTACAAAAGATTATATGGGTATAAGCACTGATATACAATTAAGATACTATACTGGTATAGATGCTTTCAATGCTATAAGAGTATACTTCAAATACGGACAAGCTGGATATAAAACAGCTAACGGAGCTAATGAGTATGCTAATGAGTATTTTGCTCAGTCATTAGGTTTTGAAGCTAGATTCTATTTCTTGAATACTCCTGTTGGAAACGTAACTATCAATCCTTTCATCAAAGTTGCTTATAACACAGCTTTAAAAGGTGTAAGCAGAACTGTAAGAGCTGGAGAAGCTGTACAAAATACTGTTTCTGGTTATCATCCTTCTCATCCTAATTATAAATTAGATGCATTTGCTGGTAGATACATTGGTAAAGATTTCAAATGGGATTCAAATCCTTATGATGTAAAAGCTCAGGCTGTATTAGGTATCACTGCTAACAGCGATGTAGTATCTCTTTATGTTGAGCCTTCTTTAGGTTATCAAGCTACATATTTAGGAAAAAACATATCTGAAAATCCATATTTAAATATAGATTCTAAAGTACAACATAGCTTAGCTTGGGGTGCTTATGCAGAACTTTATGTAAGACCTGTTCAAGATCTTGAATGGTACTTCGAGATGGATGTTAATAATGGCGGTACAAGACAAGAATCTGGTATCCCTGTATACTTTAAATCTACTACAGGTATAACTTGGTATTTACCTGCTTTCAATTAA
- a CDS encoding variable surface family protein has translation MKKIMLAAIAILTIFSASALGMYGDQDDWIDFLTDGNQLRARMDQLGFVLGNNTIKGTFGLRTQDAVTSLGSIISGKTDNLGLDATVSMGIGYTSDIFGIGLGYNFTYYNSTLGVHTPVLMVNALNNNLRIAIPIQIAASKDPFGKYTISQYKDYLGISTDIQIRYYTEIDVFNQVRLYIKYGQSGYKNVKNNFDMFAQSFGFETRLYFLNRTIGNVNINPFIKVSYNTALASSDVMVRAGESLVNTTYSKKENKWEKNPYNVTAAAVLGLTANSDMLSLYVEPSLGYNAVYKGKYKTDSKYYKVQHNLYWGAYAELYITPVQDIEWYFEMDINNGNSRQTSSIPIYFESTTGITWYLPEL, from the coding sequence ATGAAAAAAATTATGCTGGCAGCTATTGCTATATTAACTATATTTAGTGCATCTGCTTTAGGAATGTATGGAGATCAAGATGACTGGATTGATTTTCTTACAGATGGAAATCAATTAAGAGCCAGAATGGATCAATTAGGATTTGTACTTGGAAACAATACTATTAAAGGTACTTTCGGACTTAGAACTCAAGATGCCGTAACATCATTGGGAAGTATAATTTCAGGTAAAACAGATAATTTAGGATTAGATGCTACTGTTTCTATGGGAATAGGATACACTTCTGATATTTTCGGCATTGGCTTAGGATATAATTTTACATATTATAACAGCACTTTAGGCGTTCATACTCCTGTACTTATGGTCAATGCTTTAAATAATAATTTAAGAATAGCAATACCTATACAAATAGCTGCATCAAAAGATCCTTTCGGAAAATATACTATCAGTCAATATAAAGACTATTTAGGAATAAGCACAGATATACAAATAAGATACTATACAGAAATAGATGTATTCAATCAAGTAAGATTATACATCAAATATGGACAGTCAGGTTATAAAAATGTTAAAAATAATTTTGATATGTTTGCTCAATCATTTGGTTTTGAAACTAGACTATATTTCTTAAACCGCACAATTGGAAATGTAAATATTAATCCTTTTATTAAAGTTTCATATAATACAGCTTTAGCCAGCAGTGATGTAATGGTTAGAGCAGGAGAATCTCTTGTAAATACTACTTATAGTAAAAAAGAAAATAAATGGGAAAAAAATCCTTATAATGTAACTGCTGCTGCTGTATTAGGATTAACTGCTAACAGTGATATGCTATCTCTTTATGTTGAACCTTCTTTAGGATACAATGCCGTTTATAAAGGAAAATATAAAACTGATAGTAAATATTATAAAGTACAGCATAATTTATATTGGGGAGCTTATGCAGAACTTTATATTACTCCCGTTCAAGATATTGAATGGTATTTTGAAATGGACATTAATAATGGTAATTCAAGACAGACTTCTTCTATACCTATATACTTTGAATCTACTACAGGGATAACTTGGTATTTGCCTGAATTATAA